The following coding sequences lie in one Metallumcola ferriviriculae genomic window:
- a CDS encoding sodium:solute symporter family protein, whose product MSQTHIYTALAIYIVLGTIVAFVSRQGMGKSMTDYFLAGRTLGGFVGALTYSATTYSAFMMVGLAGLTFTGGVGAMGFELIYLSGLVLVAFFGPRFWLVGKKYNYVTPAEMLGHRYDSRTLALVAAVAYSIFLIPYSAVQLMGVGYLVTGMSGGSISFMTGVILATILAIIWAWIAGLRSVAWTDSLQSLLMIIASLVVVYTVVYKGLGGFGSLANTLENDYPQWLVVPGPGLFSFKTFLGLSLPWFFFSISNPQVSQRLFVPKSMKSMRLTVMGFLGFGLIYTLVSIIWGFSAKVLLPNLENADLATPTLLALPIVPKALALVVMVGITAAAISTIDSILLTLSSVLSRDVYGNLRKDTSEAKQLRFGKLAIPFIAVLALLFARLKLGLIAVLSVASSAGLLVTVPAIFGAFFWKRGTAAGAITSILGGGAVSIFLQFSGFKPLGHWPGVWALLVATTLYYLVSYLTQPPEQVAEEFLGYLSKELKEKGVV is encoded by the coding sequence ATGAGTCAGACACATATTTATACTGCTTTAGCTATCTATATTGTATTAGGAACAATTGTAGCATTTGTCTCTCGTCAAGGAATGGGTAAGTCTATGACTGATTATTTTTTGGCCGGCAGGACGTTAGGTGGCTTTGTCGGGGCATTGACCTATAGTGCCACTACTTATAGCGCTTTCATGATGGTGGGTTTAGCAGGCCTCACTTTCACCGGCGGTGTAGGGGCGATGGGGTTTGAACTGATATATTTATCTGGGCTGGTACTGGTGGCGTTTTTTGGGCCGCGTTTTTGGCTAGTGGGGAAAAAGTATAACTACGTTACGCCGGCGGAAATGTTAGGGCACCGCTATGACAGCAGGACTCTTGCCTTAGTTGCCGCGGTGGCGTACAGCATCTTTCTAATACCCTACAGCGCTGTTCAGTTAATGGGGGTAGGCTACCTGGTTACGGGCATGTCCGGCGGCAGCATCTCTTTCATGACCGGGGTAATATTGGCTACGATTCTTGCTATTATCTGGGCGTGGATTGCCGGGCTTCGTTCAGTCGCATGGACGGACTCGCTGCAATCACTTTTAATGATTATCGCTTCATTGGTGGTTGTTTACACGGTGGTTTATAAAGGGCTAGGAGGATTTGGCTCTCTGGCCAACACCCTAGAAAATGACTATCCCCAGTGGTTAGTGGTACCGGGGCCCGGTTTATTCTCGTTTAAAACCTTTTTGGGATTAAGTCTGCCGTGGTTTTTCTTCAGCATTAGTAATCCTCAGGTAAGTCAGCGCTTATTTGTGCCTAAATCCATGAAAAGCATGCGGTTGACGGTTATGGGATTTTTGGGGTTTGGCCTCATCTATACACTGGTTTCTATAATATGGGGTTTTAGTGCCAAGGTGCTTCTGCCCAATTTAGAAAACGCCGACTTGGCTACACCGACTTTGCTGGCGCTGCCTATTGTCCCTAAAGCATTAGCGCTGGTAGTAATGGTGGGTATTACCGCCGCTGCGATATCTACTATTGACTCAATTTTGCTGACATTATCATCGGTATTGTCCAGGGATGTTTACGGCAATTTAAGGAAAGATACTTCTGAAGCCAAACAACTGAGGTTTGGCAAGCTCGCGATACCGTTCATTGCCGTTTTGGCCCTTCTCTTTGCCAGATTAAAGCTAGGGCTGATTGCGGTATTGTCTGTAGCTTCTTCTGCTGGACTTCTGGTTACGGTACCGGCTATTTTTGGTGCCTTCTTTTGGAAACGGGGTACGGCAGCAGGGGCCATCACCTCGATTTTAGGCGGTGGAGCGGTCAGTATTTTTCTTCAGTTTAGCGGGTTTAAGCCATTGGGGCACTGGCCCGGGGTATGGGCACTGTTAGTTGCGACAACACTTTACTACTTGGTAAGTTATCTAACACAACCACCCGAACAGGTAGCGGAGGAATTTTTAGGGTACCTAAGCAAGGAGTTGAAGGAAAAGGGTGTTGTTTAA
- a CDS encoding transcription repressor NadR has translation MNAAKRREKIVQSLSETQRPITGGDLAESFAVSRQVVVQDIAILRAQGFEILATPQGYIYLSPASNQLLQRTFACQHDLERTQEELNIFVDCGGTVVDVIVEHAIYGQISGSLMLKSRDDVENFCNKIEQSGAALLSSLTEGVHLHTIRSEEESVFDRIERKLEKTGLRLLNEQ, from the coding sequence TTGAATGCCGCTAAACGGAGGGAAAAAATTGTTCAATCTTTAAGCGAGACGCAAAGGCCTATTACTGGAGGAGACTTAGCAGAAAGTTTTGCGGTGAGCCGGCAGGTGGTTGTCCAGGACATAGCTATTCTTCGTGCGCAAGGGTTTGAGATACTTGCTACCCCACAGGGCTATATCTATCTCTCTCCCGCATCAAACCAACTCTTACAGCGCACATTTGCATGTCAACACGATTTAGAACGTACCCAGGAAGAACTAAATATTTTCGTTGACTGCGGTGGGACTGTGGTAGATGTTATTGTCGAGCATGCTATCTATGGGCAGATATCCGGTTCTTTAATGTTAAAGTCGCGGGACGATGTAGAAAACTTTTGCAATAAAATAGAACAAAGCGGGGCGGCACTTCTTTCATCATTAACTGAGGGTGTCCATCTGCATACCATCAGATCAGAGGAAGAAAGCGTGTTTGACCGCATAGAAAGGAAGCTGGAAAAAACTGGCCTGCGCCTATTAAATGAACAATAG
- the folB gene encoding dihydroneopterin aldolase, with product MDKIIMSGLEFYGFHGCLPHEKVQGQKFIVHLELWKELERAGQTDNLEFTVDYSNVYLTAKNVVEGRTYHLIEAVAENIAYEVLSRFAVSHVKVRIDKPQAPVDGKFDSFAVEIERSR from the coding sequence ATGGATAAAATCATTATGTCCGGATTAGAATTCTATGGTTTCCATGGGTGCCTTCCTCATGAAAAGGTTCAAGGGCAAAAATTCATTGTCCATCTGGAGCTTTGGAAAGAGTTGGAGCGCGCGGGGCAAACTGATAATTTAGAGTTTACTGTAGATTACAGTAATGTATATCTCACGGCAAAAAATGTAGTAGAAGGACGAACATATCACTTAATTGAAGCCGTAGCTGAAAATATTGCATACGAAGTGCTCAGCCGCTTTGCAGTATCGCATGTTAAAGTAAGGATTGATAAGCCCCAGGCTCCTGTTGATGGTAAGTTTGATAGTTTTGCTGTGGAAATTGAGCGGAGTAGGTAG
- the folP gene encoding dihydropteroate synthase: MSGRVRAVIIENEKEVKEYIRAVGCDLAGINAMAPKAVHRTLKLAGLPVAAANVIKQEMLAHGGDAAVHRGVIDNSVEKTDALLMGTLKQYEQLIYKLRMYPFGLQETAEAIKNVLLNIEGRSCRELRCRGKKVMLGERTLVMGILNVTPDSFSDGGRFDRLEEALEQAKRLVDEGADILDVGAESTRPQAAQVSAEEEIARLKPVLERLIPEIPIPISVDTYKSETAREVLAMGVEIINDVWGLKKDSEMAEVVAQYPDVPVILMHNQSGNHYQDLMGDIISSLAESVTIAEGAGIAPDNIIIDPGIGFGKDTDQNLEVMRRLKEFQALGKPVLLGTSRKSMIGKTLDLPVSERMEGTAATLTLGISLGIDIVRVHDVKEMARVTRMTDSMVRR; this comes from the coding sequence GTGAGTGGGCGAGTGAGAGCGGTAATAATTGAAAATGAGAAGGAGGTAAAAGAATATATCCGGGCCGTTGGCTGTGACTTGGCGGGTATCAATGCGATGGCACCAAAGGCGGTACATCGGACATTGAAGTTGGCGGGATTACCCGTTGCGGCTGCCAATGTTATCAAACAGGAAATGCTGGCTCACGGAGGGGATGCAGCGGTACACCGTGGTGTGATAGATAATTCAGTGGAAAAGACTGACGCTTTACTGATGGGAACTTTGAAACAATACGAACAGCTAATTTACAAACTACGCATGTATCCTTTTGGGCTGCAGGAAACGGCAGAGGCAATTAAGAATGTATTATTAAACATAGAGGGCCGGTCCTGCCGGGAATTGCGCTGTCGTGGCAAAAAGGTCATGTTGGGGGAGCGCACTTTGGTAATGGGAATTTTAAATGTGACACCTGATTCCTTTTCTGATGGTGGTCGGTTTGATCGTTTGGAGGAAGCCCTAGAACAGGCGAAGAGATTGGTAGATGAGGGAGCGGATATCTTAGATGTGGGCGCTGAATCTACCAGACCTCAAGCGGCCCAAGTATCGGCAGAAGAAGAAATTGCCCGATTGAAGCCCGTGCTGGAACGTCTGATTCCGGAAATCCCCATACCTATTTCCGTTGATACATATAAGAGTGAAACTGCAAGGGAAGTATTGGCTATGGGTGTGGAAATTATTAACGATGTCTGGGGTTTGAAAAAAGACTCAGAAATGGCTGAAGTGGTGGCGCAATATCCCGATGTACCAGTGATACTCATGCATAATCAGTCGGGAAACCATTACCAAGACCTTATGGGTGATATTATTTCCAGTTTAGCTGAAAGTGTTACTATCGCGGAGGGTGCCGGTATTGCTCCGGACAATATTATCATTGACCCGGGTATCGGCTTTGGTAAAGATACGGACCAGAATCTGGAGGTAATGCGGCGTTTGAAAGAATTTCAAGCCCTAGGCAAGCCTGTGCTGCTGGGAACATCGCGGAAGTCTATGATAGGTAAGACGCTGGATTTACCGGTAAGTGAAAGGATGGAAGGCACTGCAGCTACGTTGACTTTAGGTATTTCTTTAGGTATTGATATTGTCAGAGTTCATGACGTAAAAGAAATGGCACGGGTAACTAGGATGACGGACTCCATGGTGCGGCGGTGA
- a CDS encoding formate--tetrahydrofolate ligase yields the protein MPFDPTKLKDWQIAEEAEKSLPTNEDWIERLGLEKDELIPMGRTPKLDFIKIMDRMENKPDGKFIEVTAITPTPLGEGKSTTSLGLIEGLGKRGKNVGGCLRQPSGGPTMNIKGTAAGGGNALLIPMTEFSLGLTGDINDITNAHNLAMVALNARMQHERNYDDETLATRGLKRLDIDPTNVEMGWVIDFAAQGLRNIIMGIGAQRDGYMMQSRFAISVSSELMAILAVATDLADLRKRIGEMTVAYDKKGNPVTAEDLEVAGAMTAWMRNTINPTLCATVEGQPVMVHAGPFANIAIGQSSIIGDRVGLKMFDYHVTESGFAADIGFEKFWNVKCRLSGLKPNVSVLVATVRALKMHGGGPKVVPGRPIPEEYTTQNLELVEKGFCNLKHMIEVVKKSGITPVVCINSFYTDTEEEVKLVRKLVEETNTRVAVSEHWLKGGEGALELADVVAEACEEPNEYKPLYPLDMPLRERVDAIAREVYGADGVDWSPLAEEKAKRFESDPKFADFQTMMVKTHLSLTHDPTLKGVPTGWRLPIRDILVYSGAKFLCPMAGTISLMPGTGSDPAYRRIDVDTKTGKVSGLF from the coding sequence ATGCCGTTTGATCCAACAAAATTAAAAGATTGGCAAATCGCCGAAGAGGCGGAAAAATCCCTGCCCACAAATGAAGACTGGATAGAAAGATTAGGGCTGGAAAAAGATGAACTTATCCCCATGGGGAGGACTCCTAAACTTGATTTCATCAAGATTATGGACCGGATGGAAAACAAACCTGACGGTAAATTCATTGAAGTTACCGCCATTACTCCTACACCGCTGGGTGAAGGTAAATCCACCACTTCTCTGGGATTGATTGAAGGATTGGGTAAGAGAGGTAAAAACGTAGGCGGTTGTTTGCGTCAGCCTTCCGGCGGACCGACCATGAATATTAAGGGTACTGCAGCTGGTGGCGGAAACGCCCTGCTTATTCCCATGACTGAATTTTCTCTTGGTCTGACAGGTGATATCAACGACATTACCAATGCCCATAACCTGGCTATGGTGGCGCTTAATGCGCGGATGCAGCACGAACGCAACTATGATGATGAAACTTTAGCCACTCGTGGACTTAAGCGTTTGGACATTGACCCCACCAATGTTGAGATGGGTTGGGTAATTGACTTTGCGGCTCAAGGTTTGCGTAACATAATCATGGGTATCGGCGCACAGAGAGACGGTTATATGATGCAGTCCCGTTTTGCTATTTCTGTCAGCTCCGAATTGATGGCTATTTTGGCTGTTGCTACGGATTTAGCTGACCTGCGAAAGCGTATCGGCGAAATGACTGTTGCCTATGATAAGAAGGGCAACCCGGTAACTGCAGAAGACTTAGAAGTTGCCGGTGCTATGACTGCATGGATGCGCAATACCATTAACCCAACTCTTTGTGCCACAGTTGAAGGGCAGCCGGTAATGGTACACGCTGGTCCTTTTGCCAATATCGCTATTGGTCAGTCTTCCATTATTGGTGACCGCGTTGGCTTGAAAATGTTTGACTACCATGTGACTGAGTCTGGCTTTGCCGCTGATATCGGCTTTGAGAAATTCTGGAACGTTAAGTGCCGCTTAAGTGGATTGAAGCCCAATGTTTCTGTACTGGTTGCTACTGTTCGTGCTCTTAAGATGCATGGCGGCGGACCTAAGGTTGTTCCCGGTCGTCCCATTCCCGAAGAGTACACTACTCAGAACCTTGAATTGGTGGAAAAAGGTTTCTGCAACCTGAAGCATATGATTGAAGTTGTGAAAAAGTCCGGTATCACACCGGTAGTATGTATTAACAGCTTCTACACTGATACGGAAGAAGAAGTTAAATTGGTACGTAAACTGGTAGAAGAAACTAATACTCGTGTAGCTGTTTCCGAACATTGGCTCAAGGGCGGTGAAGGCGCACTGGAATTAGCGGACGTAGTAGCGGAAGCATGCGAAGAACCCAACGAGTACAAACCGCTTTATCCGCTTGACATGCCTTTGCGCGAGCGGGTAGATGCTATCGCTAGGGAAGTTTACGGAGCGGATGGTGTGGATTGGTCGCCTTTGGCTGAAGAAAAAGCTAAGCGCTTCGAATCTGATCCCAAATTCGCTGATTTCCAAACGATGATGGTTAAGACTCACTTGAGTCTGACTCATGACCCTACACTTAAGGGTGTGCCTACAGGCTGGAGGCTGCCTATTCGTGATATCCTGGTGTACAGCGGTGCTAAATTCCTTTGTCCTATGGCTGGAACCATCAGTCTAATGCCTGGAACCGGTTCTGACCCGGCTTACAGGAGAATTGATGTGGATACGAAGACCGGTAAAGTATCAGGTCTATTCTAA
- the folK gene encoding 2-amino-4-hydroxy-6-hydroxymethyldihydropteridine diphosphokinase, translated as MSIYISLGSNLGDREHTITKALALIGEHRDIRLLQVSALYETQPVGKTDQGWFLNAAAALTTTFSPLNLLNYLQQVEAQLGRRRLERWGPRTLDLDIILYDKLVLNSTRLTVPHPRAWQRGFVLVPMLELNPDLRFPGGTRASQLLNELEYSEQKVLFFGRLDVKI; from the coding sequence ATGTCTATTTATATTAGTCTAGGCTCTAACCTTGGGGACCGGGAACACACAATAACTAAAGCATTGGCATTAATTGGTGAACATCGGGATATTCGGCTGCTGCAGGTCTCTGCTTTGTATGAGACCCAGCCCGTGGGAAAAACCGACCAAGGTTGGTTTCTCAATGCGGCCGCGGCATTAACCACAACTTTTTCGCCTTTAAATCTCCTAAATTATTTACAGCAAGTAGAGGCGCAGTTGGGAAGAAGGCGATTGGAACGGTGGGGCCCGCGTACTTTAGACTTAGATATAATTCTTTATGATAAATTGGTATTAAATTCAACCCGTTTGACTGTGCCGCATCCTCGGGCCTGGCAGCGTGGCTTTGTGCTGGTGCCCATGCTAGAATTAAACCCCGACTTAAGATTTCCCGGCGGGACAAGGGCTTCGCAGTTACTCAACGAATTAGAATATTCTGAACAAAAAGTCTTGTTTTTCGGGAGGTTGGATGTTAAAATATAG
- the panC gene encoding pantoate--beta-alanine ligase has protein sequence MKVVRTIKEIREALAPCRPSKTVGLVPTMGYFHVGHLSLMAHARKECDLVVTSLFVNPTQFGQGEDFESYPRDEKRDFKLARDAGVDIIFTPGADEMYEDDFGFYVQAPEELTNRLCGASRPGHFQGVATVVTKLFNIIQPQRAYFGQKDLQQLVVIKRMVKDLNQPVEVVGLPIIREADGLALSSRNVYLSPDERHNALALYQTLRFGRELLDKGLRNTEELKTRMKEFLKTQNSGIRLDYLEVLNVENLSTPKTLAGSIALAGAIWLGKTRLIDNIILEV, from the coding sequence ATGAAGGTTGTTCGTACCATTAAAGAGATTAGGGAAGCGTTGGCACCCTGCCGCCCCTCCAAGACTGTTGGTTTGGTACCCACAATGGGCTACTTCCATGTCGGGCATTTATCCCTAATGGCGCACGCTAGAAAAGAATGTGATCTTGTAGTCACCAGTCTTTTTGTTAACCCGACTCAGTTCGGTCAGGGTGAAGATTTCGAAAGCTATCCAAGAGATGAAAAAAGGGATTTCAAGCTGGCTCGTGATGCCGGGGTTGATATTATTTTTACCCCGGGGGCGGATGAAATGTATGAAGACGATTTTGGCTTTTATGTGCAAGCGCCTGAGGAATTGACCAATCGATTATGCGGCGCTTCTCGGCCTGGGCATTTTCAGGGTGTGGCTACAGTAGTTACAAAATTGTTTAATATTATCCAGCCTCAACGGGCCTATTTCGGCCAAAAAGATCTGCAGCAGTTGGTGGTAATTAAAAGGATGGTCAAGGACTTAAATCAGCCCGTAGAAGTAGTAGGTCTGCCCATTATTAGGGAAGCAGACGGGTTAGCTCTTAGTTCCCGAAATGTTTACCTCAGTCCAGATGAAAGGCATAATGCTCTAGCGCTGTACCAGACACTGAGATTTGGCCGCGAATTGCTGGATAAGGGATTGCGTAATACGGAAGAACTGAAAACCAGAATGAAAGAATTCCTCAAGACCCAAAACAGCGGTATACGGTTAGATTATCTAGAAGTATTGAATGTAGAGAACTTGAGTACGCCGAAAACATTGGCAGGCAGTATTGCTTTGGCTGGCGCCATTTGGCTGGGTAAAACTCGCCTGATAGATAATATTATTTTGGAGGTCTAA
- a CDS encoding Rossmann-like and DUF2520 domain-containing protein, whose product MRMGFIGAGVVGTALGKLFGERGFDIVGYYSRSVSSAARAAEITNSRYFKSKAALLENIDTLFVTTNDDAITPVVEQLSEEGLINGRHTVIHCSGSLTLSVLAPAREDGARVLSLHPLQSCASAEFAVEKLPGAVFSIEGGNDARVIGVKLVEALGAIYFFIDCDKKALYHAAAVVASNYLVTLIDLSKRLMVEAGMPEDQFVPAIYPLIEGTLANIEKLGIPDALTGPIARGDVETIKDHLARIAKEVKDADSLYRTLGKETIGLALEKGSLSNEKGAVIKKLLENGGV is encoded by the coding sequence ATGCGTATGGGTTTTATTGGTGCGGGGGTGGTAGGTACTGCACTGGGTAAACTATTTGGTGAAAGAGGTTTTGACATTGTAGGTTATTATAGCCGCTCCGTATCTAGTGCTGCCCGTGCTGCTGAAATAACTAATTCCCGGTACTTTAAAAGTAAGGCAGCGCTGCTTGAGAATATTGACACGCTGTTTGTTACAACCAATGATGATGCTATTACTCCGGTTGTGGAGCAGCTTAGTGAAGAAGGATTGATTAATGGTCGGCATACGGTAATTCATTGTAGCGGGTCATTAACCTTGTCGGTGCTGGCACCGGCCCGGGAGGATGGTGCCCGGGTGTTATCATTACATCCACTGCAGTCTTGTGCTTCGGCGGAGTTTGCGGTAGAGAAGCTTCCTGGCGCCGTCTTCAGTATTGAAGGTGGTAACGACGCCCGGGTAATTGGCGTAAAATTAGTGGAAGCACTAGGCGCCATTTACTTTTTCATCGATTGTGATAAGAAGGCTTTATATCATGCGGCTGCGGTGGTGGCATCAAATTATTTGGTCACCCTGATAGATTTAAGTAAACGATTAATGGTAGAGGCGGGAATGCCTGAAGATCAATTTGTACCTGCAATTTACCCGCTGATAGAAGGGACCTTGGCGAATATTGAGAAATTGGGTATTCCGGATGCTCTTACTGGCCCTATCGCCAGAGGCGATGTGGAAACCATTAAGGATCACTTGGCACGAATTGCCAAAGAGGTAAAGGACGCAGACAGCTTGTACCGAACTTTGGGTAAGGAAACAATTGGGTTGGCTTTAGAAAAAGGCAGCTTAAGTAACGAAAAAGGTGCAGTCATTAAGAAACTTCTAGAAAATGGAGGAGTTTAA
- a CDS encoding HD domain-containing protein: MQRVRTLLADNEFKENIAKIASKEKERQFCRHDLHHFLDVARICYQLWLEEKCPDQENIDKEIIYTAALLHDIGRWQEYDGAGDHALISSEMAHTILERLGFNRGEISIITQAISVHRKINGRETVLGRMLYRADKLSRLCHVCPVQDECYKYHYLKEQDIY, translated from the coding sequence ATGCAGAGGGTGCGTACATTACTGGCAGATAATGAATTTAAAGAAAATATTGCTAAAATTGCCTCAAAAGAAAAGGAACGGCAGTTTTGCCGGCATGACTTGCATCATTTCCTGGATGTCGCGCGTATTTGCTATCAGCTGTGGCTGGAGGAAAAATGTCCTGATCAGGAAAACATAGATAAAGAGATTATTTACACAGCAGCACTATTACATGACATTGGTCGTTGGCAGGAGTACGACGGTGCAGGGGATCATGCGTTAATCAGCAGCGAGATGGCGCATACTATACTGGAAAGACTAGGATTCAATCGTGGGGAGATTAGTATAATCACCCAAGCGATTTCAGTTCATAGAAAAATTAACGGCAGGGAAACGGTATTGGGAAGAATGTTGTACCGCGCAGATAAATTATCTCGGCTATGTCACGTTTGCCCAGTGCAGGATGAATGCTACAAGTACCATTACCTGAAAGAGCAGGATATCTACTAG